The following proteins come from a genomic window of Gossypium raimondii isolate GPD5lz chromosome 5, ASM2569854v1, whole genome shotgun sequence:
- the LOC105770142 gene encoding LOW QUALITY PROTEIN: glutamyl-tRNA reductase-binding protein, chloroplastic (The sequence of the model RefSeq protein was modified relative to this genomic sequence to represent the inferred CDS: inserted 1 base in 1 codon), translating to MKMNLQIQTQSLSTHFXLPPFPPKPKFLQAKPTPSFKLCSSLSTVSVPPTKTSHKPFPAEISRTIMELSSIGTLSTLAQDGWPLGVGVRFAVDAEGTPVLCLPQPSPDNRSTLHVQLDQCGLRTPQCTIQGSLTKPADATILRWFDSVWKKRFGESADVDNLYTVDVQRVLQMEDLNEDGVWVTSSDYKNANPDPLRNSAEEIVNEINTNNREDVHRFCNVYVDLDFQVSEAKMIWVDRLGFDLRIYSPQKGVFDVRIPFPREVTDEKGAKSSFNGMSQLAWEVEKNFHAPDFEKVKQLKKIVYSGGR from the exons atgaaaatgaatctCCAAATCCAAACTCAGTCTTTGTCGACACACT CCCTTCCACCCTTCCCTCCAAAACCCAAATTCCTTCAAGCAAAACCCACACCCTCCTTCAAATTATGCTCCTCGCTCTCCACTGTTTCAGTCCCACCAACAAAAACCAGCCACAAGCCATTTCCCGCCGAGATTTCCAGGACCATAATGGAATTGTCTTCTATAGGGACCCTTTCCACTCTAGCTCAAGATGGGTGGCCCTTGGGCGTTGGTGTAAGGTTTGCTGTCGATGCTGAGGGCACCCCTGTTTTGTGCTTGCCTCAACCTTCTCCTGATAACCGCTCCACCCTTCATGTTCAg TTAGATCAATGTGGGTTACGGACTCCTCAGTGTACAATACAGGGCAGTCTTACCAAACCAGCTGATGCAACCATTTTGAGG TGGTTTGATTCAGTATGGAAGAAGAGGTTTGGAGAATCCGCTGATGTAGACAATCTATATACTGTTGACGTACAAAGAGTACTTCAAATGGAAGACTTAAACGAG GATGGTGTATGGGTCACTTCATCAGATTATAAAAATGCAAATCCTGATCCACTGCGCAACTCTGCTGAAGAAATTGTCAATGAAATTAATACCAATAACAGGGAAGATGTCCACCGCTTTTGCAATGTCTACGTTGATTTGGACTTCCAG GTATCAGAAGCAAAGATGATTTGGGTTGATCGTCTTGGCTTCGACTTGCGAATCTACTCTCCTCAGAAGGGTGTATTTGATGTTCGAATTCCTTTTCCCCGGGAAGTAACCGATGAGAAGGGTGCTAAATCCTCATTCAATGGTATGTCACAACTTGCATGGGAGGTGGAGAAAAATTTCCATGCCCCTGACTTTGAGAAGGTGaaacaattaaagaaaattgTTTACAGTGGAGGGCGATAA
- the LOC105769729 gene encoding protein MANNAN SYNTHESIS-RELATED 1: MGVDLRQVVAGILTLTMFVMLGQMIKRDHFDSLQDKLPGDGEDAHFESVNAIENDGLVKLSKRSKGPWMEDIQELKPCWSRTDLDEIEQSRGYVTFSLTNGPEYHVSQIADAVVVARYLTATLVLPDIRGSKPGDVRNFEDIYDVDKFMKSLDGIVKVAKELPNEISIRDLAAVKVPNRVTEDHIVESVEPVFKSKGNIRLATYFPTVNMRKTAQKSSVDSVACLGMFGTFELQSEVLEVVDSMIDRLRTLSRKSNGKFIAVDLRVEILENKNCHGSGSARAKNCYNAQEIALFLRKVGFDTDTTIYLTQSRWDNSLGVLRDIFPKTYTKERVMPDEKKGKFLESEDSEFEKVIDFHICSQSDVFVPAISGLFYANVAGKRIASGKPQILVPADIPATSAPITNYLSPYVAKRNHLAYSCFC; the protein is encoded by the exons ATGGGAGTTGATTTGAGGCAAGTAGTGGCTGGTATACTTACTCTCACCATGTTTGTGATGCTTGGTCAAATGATTAAAAGAGACCATTTTGATTCGCTTCAA GACAAGCTTCCTGGAGATGGTGAGGATGCTCATTTTGAGAGTGTCAATGCTATTGAGAACGATGGCCTTGTTAAGCTTTCTAAGAGGAGCAAAGGGCCTTGGATGGAAGACATCCAAGAGCTGAAGCCGTGTTGGAGCAGGACGGATTTGG ATGAGATAGAGCAGTCAAGAGGGTATGTTACTTTCTCATTGACTAATGGTCCAGAATATCATGTCTCTCAG ATAGCTGATGCTGTAGTGGTAGCAAGGTATCTAACAGCAACTCTTGTACTTCCAGACATTAGAGGGAGCAAACCCGGTGATGTAAG aaacTTTGAGGATATTTATGATGTTGACAAGTTCATGAAAAGCCTGGATGGGATTGTCAAAGTAGCAAAAGAGTTGCCAAATGAAATATCAATCAGGGATCTTGCTGCTGTGAAAGTTCCGAACCGGGTCACTGAAGATCACATTGTGGAAAGTGTAGAACCTGTATTTAAATCAAAGGGCAACATAAGGCTTGCGACCTACTTCCCTACTGTAAATATGAGAAAAACCGCACAAAAAAGTAGTGTTGATTCAGTCGCATGTTTGGGAATGTTTGGAACCTTCGAGTTACAATCAGAGGTTCTCGAAGTTGTTGATTCAATGATCGATCGGCTTAGGACTTTGAGTCGCAAATCGAATGGCAAGTTTATAGCAGTGGACTTGAGGGTTGAGATACTTGAAAATAAGAATTGCCATGGAAGTGGTTCTGCCAGAGCAAAAAATTGTTATAATGCACAGGAGATAGCTTTATTCTTGAGGAAGGTCGGGTTTGATACGGATACCACCATATACCTGACTCAATCAAGGTGGGATAACAGCCTTGGTGTCCTCAGAGATATCTTCCCTAAGACATACACAAAG GAAAGAGTAATGCCGGATGAGAAAAAGGGGAAGTTCCTTGAATCAGAAGATTCGGAATTTGAAAAGGTTATAGACTTCCATATATGTTCTCAGAGTGATGTATTTGTACCAGCCATATCCGGCTTGTTCTATGCCAATGTAGCTGGAAAAAGAATAGCTTCAGGGAAGCCTCAAATCCTTGTTCCAGCTGATATACCTGCTACGTCTGCCCCCATCACCAACTACCTCTCTCCTTACGTTGCCAAGAGGAACCACTTGGCTTATTCCTGTTTCTGCTAG
- the LOC105765907 gene encoding exocyst complex component EXO70A1 — protein MAEVQSFDNLLACRNLLKASVDNSTALALALDKTGPRIAELDQKLTFLEMAIRPGGSKNCTFAAVRDHISLALGPSAAVLKILDSIRELEKSLLSDSLPHSDIFSYISTIKQFEDAIKFLTANCNLAIQWLEGVIQFLEGNSVADDRYISRVKRSVAILEELQATGEQAGRNGELLSGAFAKLEISFKQILTESNAPLGFTNSSSPWTAEQAYNAALPLPGPILRKLQAIVEKLNTGNRTNSCISVFIEVRSLNAKNSLRALDLDYLENAVEEYDDVQDMEGCIHEWSKHMEFIVKCVLESEHMLCKEVFGSLASGAWTGCFAKIAVESGILLFLRFGMSIAESKKSPIKLLHLLIIFSVLETLRMDFNKLFGGESCNEIKTMTRDLVTKVVNGASEIFWELPLQVELERRSSPPSDGGVPWLVSFVTDYCNRLLDDNYRPILTQVLRIHQGWKYEKYEEGLVTNQIYSIVREIAVNLDAWSKAYERKALSYIFMMNNHCHFTSLKGTKLGNLMGDSWLNAHGNYKDYYSALYLRETWGKILASLTQDNPDSSPKMRLMAFNEAFDDMYKKQLNWVVIDESLTNKMHKLVVQALVPAYTSYLQKYRVVVEHRSDVFYTVQSLETMLNTLFKAKQVKYTSSTIGSHLTGEQRNAVIDQLRLTLTAM, from the coding sequence ATGGCTGAGGTGCAGAGCTTTGACAATCTTTTGGCTTGTCGGAATTTATTGAAAGCTAGCGTTGACAATTCAACGGCTCTTGCCTTGGCTCTCGACAAAACTGGACCACGAATAGCTGAGTTAGACCAAAAGTTGACATTTCTTGAGATGGCTATTAGGCCTGGCGGTTCCAAGAACTGCACGTTTGCCGCTGTTAGAGACCATATCAGTCTCGCTCTTGGCCCTTCTGCAGCTGTTTTAAAGATCTTGGATTCCATTCGTGAACTTGAAAAGTCGCTGTTATCAGATTCACTCCCACATTCTGATATTTTTTCTTACATTTCAACCATTAAGCAGTTTGAAGATGCTATAAAATTTCTTACAGCCAACTGCAACTTGGCGATCCAATGGTTAGAAGGAGTTATCCAATTCCTGGAAGGTAATTCTGTGGCCGATGATCGGTACATCTCGAGAGTTAAACGATCGGTAGCGATTTTAGAGGAATTACAAGCAACTGGGGAGCAAGCTGGTCGAAATGGCGAGCTTCTTTCTGGTGCATTTGCCAAGCTAGAAATTTCATTCAAGCAGATTTTGACAGAAAGTAATGCTCCACTTGGTTTTACGAATTCTTCATCACCATGGACAGCCGAGCAGGCCTACAATGCTGCATTGCCTCTTCCGGGGCCCATCCTTCGGAAGTTGCAGGCGATTGTGGAGAAACTAAATACCGGTAACAGGACAAACAGCTGCATATCGGTTTTCATTGAAGTTCGTAGTCTGaatgctaaaaatagcttaCGAGCTCTTGATTTGGATTACCTTGAGAATGCGGTCGAAGAATATGACGATGTCCAGGACATGGAGGGTTGCATACATGAGTGGAGCAAGCATATGGAGTTCATTGTGAAATGTGTACTTGAGAGTGAGCATATGCTCTGCAAGGAAGTCTTTGGAAGCCTAGCATCAGGTGCATGGACTGGCTGCTTCGCGAAGATTGCAGTCGAATCGGGAATTCTTTTGTTCCTCAGGTTCGGGATGAGCATTGCTGAGAGTAAGAAGAGTCCTATCAAACTGTTGCATTTGTTGATCATCTTCTCAGTTCTTGAAACTTTAAGAATGGATTTCAACAAGCTTTTTGGAGGGGAATCTTGCAATGAAATCAAAACCATGACAAGGGATCTCGTCACCAAAGTCGTTAATGGAGCCAGTGAGATTTTCTGGGAACTTCCTTTACAAGTGGAGCTCGAAAGACGAAGTTCTCCACCGAGTGACGGAGGTGTCCCGTGGCTCGTAAGCTTCGTGACCGATTACTGTAACCGGCTGCTTGACGACAATTACAGACCGATTTTGACCCAAGTTTTGAGAATCCATCAAGGttggaaatatgaaaaatacGAGGAGGGACTTGTTACCAACCAGATATACAGCATAGTGAGAGAAATCGCAGTCAATTTGGATGCATGGTCGAAAGCCTATGAGCGAAAGGCATTGTCCTACATATTCATGATGAACAATCATTGTCATTTCACTAGCCTAAAAGGCACAAAGTTAGGGAATCTAATGGGAGATTCTTGGTTAAATGCTCATGGGAATTACAAGGACTACTATTCAGCTCTCTACTTGAGAGAGACCTGGGGGAAAATCCTGGCCTCTCTAACCCAAGATAATCCGGATTCTTCACCGAAAATGAGGCTAATGGCATTCAATGAAGCCTTTGATGACATGTACAAGAAGCAGTTAAATTGGGTGGTTATAGATGAAAGCTTGACAAACAAGATGCACAAGCTTGTGGTTCAGGCCTTGGTGCCTGCTTATACAAGTTACTTGCAGAAATATAGGGTTGTGGTGGAACACAGAAGTGATGTATTTTACACGGTGCAAAGCTTAGAAACCATGCTTAACACCCTGTTTAAGGCAAAGCAAGTGAAATACACAAGCAGCACGATTGGATCACACTTGACTGGTGAACAAAGAAATGCTGTAATCGACCAATTACGCTTGACACTTACTGCTATGTAA
- the LOC105770141 gene encoding MLO-like protein 13 isoform X1, giving the protein MAAEEESNSLQYTPTWVVAVVCFFFVLISLVAERALHHLGKFLKHKQQDALFEALQKLKEELMLLGFISLLLTVFQGLVSEMCIPTYYVSTVLLPCKKHSEGKTPEKHFPRDINHRRRLFSTEAASDHCSREGKVPLLSLEALHQLHIFIFVLAVVHVIYCLITMVLGGARIRQWKQWENEIQGHLNDRHVDEHHTSFVQHAQGWRKTAILSWTMSFFKQFHGSVTKSDYTALREGFIREHCPSNPRYNFHDYIMRTLQVDFKKVVGISWYLWLFVVIFLLLNVKGWNTYFWLSFLPVVLLLIVGTKLEHIIIRLAQEMSEMKERGETAQVKPSDEHFWFKNPRIVFFLIHFILFQNAFELAFFFWILCTYGFHSCIMEKLGYIITRLIMGVIVQVLCSYITLPLYVLVTQMGSCFKEGIFKEHIHSTLTTWRSGPRDQGSRRGSSAPNSATKTDRLHKEPYETLQIVEQQPMCTSIQTLQNSG; this is encoded by the exons ATGGCTGCAGAAGAAGAGTCCAACTCTTTGCAGTATACACCAACCTGGGTGGTTGCTgttgtttgttttttctttgttctcATATCCCTTGTTGCTGAACGAGCTCTTCATCACCTTGGGAAG TTCTTAAAGCACAAGCAGCAAGATGCACTATTTGAGGCATtgcaaaaattgaaagaag AACTCATGCTATTAGGATTCATTTCCCTTCTATTAACTGTCTTTCAAGGTCTAGTGAGTGAAATGTGCATCCCTACTTATTACGTATCCACGGTATTGCTTCCATGCAAGAAGCATAGTGAAGGCAAAACTCCCGAAAAGCATTTTCCTCGAGATATAAACCACAGGCGGCGCCTGTTTTCCACTGAGGCTGCGTCTGATCATTGTTCTCGTGAG GGGAAGGTCCCCTTATTGTCATTGGAAGCATTACATCAGCTGCACATTTTCATCTTTGTATTGGCAGTTGTTCACGTTATATATTGCCTCATAACAATGGTTCTTGGAGGAGCAAGG ATACGGCAATGGAAACAATGGGAAAACGAGATTCAAGGACACCTAAATG ATAGGCATGTGGATGAGCACCATACGTCTTTCGTGCAACATGCACAAGGTTGGAGAAAGACGGCAATTTTGAGCTGGACT ATGTCATTCTTCAAGCAGTTTCATGGCTCTGTTACTAAATCAGACTACACAGCACTTCGAGAGGGGTTTATCAGA GAACATTGCCCTAGCAATCCTAGATATAATTTTCACGATTATATAATGCGAACACTCCAAGTGGATTTCAAAAAGGTTGTTGGCATAAG CTGGTACCTGTGGCTATTTGTGgtgatatttttgttattgaatGTGAAAG GATGGAATACATATTTTTGGTTATCATTTCTCCCTGTTGTT CTTCTACTTATCGTGGGCACTAAGTTGGAGCACATAATCATTCGCTTAGCTCAAGAAATGAGTGAAATGAAGGAACGAGGCGAAACGGCACAAGTTAAACCTTCCGACGAACATTTTTGGTTTAAGAATCCCAGGATCGTTTTTTTCTTGATTCACTTCATCTTATTTCAAAACGCATTTGAACTTGCTTTCTTCTTCTGGATCTTG TGCACATATGGATTCCATTCATGCATCATGGAAAAACTGGGCTATATTATCACTAGACTTATAATGGG CGTAATCGTTCAAGTTCTGTGCAGCTACATCACCTTGCCTCTGTATGTTCTAGTTACACAG ATGGGCAGCTGCTTCAAGGAAGGGATATTTAAAGAGCATATTCATTCAACCTTGACAACTTGGAGGTCAGGACCCAGAGATCAAGGAAGCAGGAGGGGGTCCTCCGCCCCAAATTCAGCAACAAAAACTGATAGGCTACACAAAGAACCTTATGAAACCTTACAAATTGTGGAGCAACAACCTATGTGTACCTCCATACAAACACTACAAAATTCAGGATAA
- the LOC105770141 gene encoding MLO-like protein 13 isoform X2, with amino-acid sequence MAAEEESNSLQYTPTWVVAVVCFFFVLISLVAERALHHLGKFLKHKQQDALFEALQKLKEELMLLGFISLLLTVFQGLVSEMCIPTYYVSTVLLPCKKHSEGKTPEKHFPRDINHRRRLFSTEAASDHCSREGKVPLLSLEALHQLHIFIFVLAVVHVIYCLITMVLGGARIRQWKQWENEIQGHLNDRHVDEHHTSFVQHAQGWRKTAILSWTMSFFKQFHGSVTKSDYTALREGFIREHCPSNPRYNFHDYIMRTLQVDFKKVVGISWYLWLFVVIFLLLNVKGWNTYFWLSFLPVVLLLIVGTKLEHIIIRLAQEMSEMKERGETAQVKPSDEHFWFKNPRIVFFLIHFILFQNAFELAFFFWILCTYGFHSCIMEKLGYIITRLIMG; translated from the exons ATGGCTGCAGAAGAAGAGTCCAACTCTTTGCAGTATACACCAACCTGGGTGGTTGCTgttgtttgttttttctttgttctcATATCCCTTGTTGCTGAACGAGCTCTTCATCACCTTGGGAAG TTCTTAAAGCACAAGCAGCAAGATGCACTATTTGAGGCATtgcaaaaattgaaagaag AACTCATGCTATTAGGATTCATTTCCCTTCTATTAACTGTCTTTCAAGGTCTAGTGAGTGAAATGTGCATCCCTACTTATTACGTATCCACGGTATTGCTTCCATGCAAGAAGCATAGTGAAGGCAAAACTCCCGAAAAGCATTTTCCTCGAGATATAAACCACAGGCGGCGCCTGTTTTCCACTGAGGCTGCGTCTGATCATTGTTCTCGTGAG GGGAAGGTCCCCTTATTGTCATTGGAAGCATTACATCAGCTGCACATTTTCATCTTTGTATTGGCAGTTGTTCACGTTATATATTGCCTCATAACAATGGTTCTTGGAGGAGCAAGG ATACGGCAATGGAAACAATGGGAAAACGAGATTCAAGGACACCTAAATG ATAGGCATGTGGATGAGCACCATACGTCTTTCGTGCAACATGCACAAGGTTGGAGAAAGACGGCAATTTTGAGCTGGACT ATGTCATTCTTCAAGCAGTTTCATGGCTCTGTTACTAAATCAGACTACACAGCACTTCGAGAGGGGTTTATCAGA GAACATTGCCCTAGCAATCCTAGATATAATTTTCACGATTATATAATGCGAACACTCCAAGTGGATTTCAAAAAGGTTGTTGGCATAAG CTGGTACCTGTGGCTATTTGTGgtgatatttttgttattgaatGTGAAAG GATGGAATACATATTTTTGGTTATCATTTCTCCCTGTTGTT CTTCTACTTATCGTGGGCACTAAGTTGGAGCACATAATCATTCGCTTAGCTCAAGAAATGAGTGAAATGAAGGAACGAGGCGAAACGGCACAAGTTAAACCTTCCGACGAACATTTTTGGTTTAAGAATCCCAGGATCGTTTTTTTCTTGATTCACTTCATCTTATTTCAAAACGCATTTGAACTTGCTTTCTTCTTCTGGATCTTG TGCACATATGGATTCCATTCATGCATCATGGAAAAACTGGGCTATATTATCACTAGACTTATAATGGGGTAG